The Agrobacterium vitis sequence CGCCGATCCTCGCCATTTTCGTTCTTTTACAGCGCCGCATCGTCTCCGGCCTCACTTCGGGAGCCCTGAAATGACCATCCAGATCGAATTGAACGGCGTCAACAAGCATTACGGCGCTTTCCATGCCCTGAAGAACATCAATCTCGCCATTGAAAAGGGCAGTTTCGTCGCCCTGGTCGGTCCTTCCGGCTGTGGCAAGTCCACACTCTTGAGGTCACTGGCCGGATTGGAGAAGATTTCCGCCGGCGAAATGAAAATCGCGGGAAACCTGATGACCAATGTGCCGCCGCGCAAGCGCGACATTGCCATGGTGTTCCAGTCCTACGCGCTCTATCCGCATATGACGGTTGAGGAAAACCTGACCTATAGCCTGCGGATAAAGGGTATAGGCAAGGCGGAGGCGCGCCAGGCCGCCGAGGCGGTGGCGACAACAACCGGGCTGATGCCGCTGTTGAAGCGCTATCCGCGTGAACTTTCCGGCGGTCAGCGCCAGCGCGTCGCCATGAGCCGGGCGATCATCCGCAATCCCAAGGCCTTCCTGTTTGATGAGCCGCTGTCCAATCTCGATGCCTCGCTGCGGGTGCATATGCGAAAAGAGATCCGGCTGCTGCATGACCGGTTGAAGGCGACCTCCGTCTATGTCACCCACGATCAGGTCGAGGCGATGACCATGGCCGATCATGTCGTGGTGATGCGCGATGGCGTGATCGAGCAGCAGGGGCGGCCCCTGGACCTTTACGACCGGCCTGCTAACCGCTTCGTTGCCGGTTTCATCGGTTCCCCGGCGATGAATTTCATTCCTGCGCGGGTCTCGCCGGATGGACTTCGCCTGGAACTCGATTTCGTCGGGAAAGCCGAGGTACTGACATTTGCAGCCGGGATTACTATTGGCGTTGCGCCAGGCCAGCCCCTGACCCTTGGCCTGAGGCCGGAACACCTGTCGCTGATGCCATCCGGGCAAGGCGCGTTCGACGTTGAGGTGGCGCTGGTCGAATCGACGGGATCGTCAACCTATGTGACGACCAGAACCGACCCGGAATTGACCATTGTCGTTTCCGGTGGGCGTGGCCTGCGCTCCGGCGATCGGCTGGGTGTCGGGATCGATCCGAAGACCGTACATCTTTACGATGCGCAGACCGGTTTGCGGCTGGATTTTGAGGGCGCGCGATAAGAATTTTCCGCTTGTTGTGTTCTAATTATTAGAGCGCTTATTTTTTGACCGACGCTAATTCTTTGCTTGCGGCAAGTTCGTGCCGCAGGCTGTTGAAATATAAGGATCGGGGCCTTCAGTTTTGAAGGCTACACGCCGCGAAACTGAGTTTCGCCTATTTTATATGCAAAATTATGCATTGTTTAAAACTCTTGCAGAATGCGCGCTTGCGTGAAATGGTTTGGACGCGAGTAGAAGCGGTCTGAGCCTGACGCTCTGGGCATTGCTCGACGGTAAACCCTGTCGAAGAGATGCTTTCGTGCCGCTATTCTTGCCGCCATTTGCCGAAAATCACCATCACAGCCCGGTCTTTTTGATGCGGGGCGTGCCATCGCACGTCTGCCAGATTCATGCTTCCCCCCGTCAACCGTCCTTGAAAATCGAACACTGAGCCTTGGAGAAATACACCATGTTTCGTCGTAAGCTTGCGTCCACGCTGTTCACCCTTGGCCTTTTTTCCGGGACTGCCCTTGCCGCCGACAAGGTCACATTCCAGCTGGACTGGCTGCCGGGTGGCGACAAAGCACCGATTTATGTCTGTATCCATCAGGGCTTCTGTCGGGACGCGGGGCTTGATGTCACCATTGCCTCGGGCCGCGGCTCGACCGAGGCGATTTCGAAACTGGCGGCGGGCTCCTCCGATATCGGTGTTTCGGATATCGGCGCCTTGATGGCGGCTCGTGCCAATGAAGGCGTGAAGGTTGTTGGCGTTCTGTCGGTGTTCAACAAGGGGCCGCACGCCTTCTATGTGATCAAGGGCGGCTCAATCGCCACTGTTGCCGACGTCAAGGGCAAGACCATCGCCACATCGCCGTTTACCTCGTCCAATGTCTATCTGCCGCTGGTACTGAAGGACCAGTCCATCGATCCGTCCGCGATCAAGTTGATCAAGGCTGATCCCGGCGCGCTCGGTCCGATGCTGATGACCGGCAATGCCGATGGGATCATTGCCTGGATGACGGATTTCACCCGCTATTCCAATCAGGCCCGCCAAGCGGGCAAGGAAATCGTCGCGCTACCCTGGTCTGCTGCCGGGCTTGAGCTTTATTCGGCCTCATTGATCGCCAGTGAGGATTTCCTGGCCAAGCGCCCGGATGTCGCCAAGCGTTTCATCGAGGCCTACAAAAAGTCTGTGACATTTACCCGCGCCAATCCTGATGCCGCCGTCACCTCCGTGACCAGTGTGGTGCCGGAACTTGGGTCGGAAGACGTCAAGGGATCGATCAATGACACGCTGCCGCTGATCTTCAATGAGGTCACGGACAAGGATGGCTTGGGCGTGTTCGAGCCCAAGCGCCTGACGGAAACCTGGCGCCGGGTTGCCGCCGCCCAAGCCATCGATCCGGCCAAGCTTGACCCGGAAACCGTGGTCAACCGCAGCTTCATTCCAACGGAGTGAAGAGCATGACGATACCCGCAATCCGCTTCGACCGGCTTGGTCAGGTATTTTCGACCCGCTCGGGACAAACGGAAGCGCTGCGCGATGTCAGCTTCGAGGTGGCGCGGCATGAGTTTCTGGCCATTCTCGGCCCGTCCGGCTGCGGCAAATCCACCTTGCTGCGGATGATCGCCGGGCTTCTGGCCCCCAGCAGTGGTTCACTCCAGGTGTTCGGCCATCCCGTCACCGAGCCGCGCGACGATATTGGCATTGTGTTCCAGAAGCCGACACTGCTGCCCTGGGCGACAGTCGAGGACAATGTGCTGTTTCCGGCCCGCCACAAGCGCGGCAGGGTGAGCGCCGAGGAACGGCAGCGGGCAGGCGAGTTGTTGCGGATGGTGGGTCTGGAGGGGTTCGCCTCCCGGCTTCCCGATGAATTGTCGGGTGGCATGCAGCAACGGGTTGGCATTGCGCGGGCCTTGCTGATGGACCCGGATATCCTTTTGATGGACGAGCCGTTTTCGGCGCTTGATGCGCTGACCCGCGAAGTGATGGGCTTTGATCTGCTGCGGATTTTTACCGACCGTCCGAAGACAGTGGTGTTCATTACCCATTCCGTCAATGAGGCGGCGCTGCTGGCCGACCGCGTGCTGGTGATGACCGGCCGTCCCGGCACGGTGCTGACCGATATTGCCGTGCCAGTCGGTCGGCCGCGTGGTCCCGAAACAGCCAACGAGAAAGCCATTCATGACCTTACCGCTTATCTCCGCGACCTCCTCCTCAAGCGACAGGCGGCCTGAGCCTGTGGCTGGAACTGGCGGGCGACTGTCGTTGCGCAATACTGTCTCCAAGCTCATGGGCCTGCCGGGCCTTGCAGCGCTTGTCTCGCTGGCGGGTGTTATTCTGTTTTGGGAATTGGCTGTGCGGCTATTTGCTGTTCCGTCCTATCTGCTGCCGTCGCCATCGTCGATCTTCAATGCGTTTTCGTCCATCGGCATTGACCGTTGGGGCCTGCACCTCTGGGCGACGCTGCGGGTGGCGATGATTGGCTATGTGTTGTCGATTGCCATCGCCATTCCGCTGGCCATTGTCATGATGCGCTCGCCGCTTCTGTCAAAGACGCTTTACCCGCTGCTGGTCGTCATCCAGTCAACGCCGGTCGTCGCGGTGGCACCGATCATCATCGTCGTGCTGGGGGCGGGCGATGCGCCACGGGTGGTGATCACCTGTCTCATCACCTTCTTTCCGCTGGTCGTCTCGACGGCGACCGGGCTTGCGGCGACGCCGCCGGAATTGATCGAACTGTCCAGAAGCCTGCGGGCGCCCGCCTTTCGGGAGATTACCCAGATCAGGCTGCCCTTTGCCGTGCCTTACATCTTCTCTGCGCTGAAAATCTCGATCACGCTGGCGGTGATTGGCGCGGTGGTTGCGGAATTCTGCGCGTCCGAAGCGGGGGTGGGCTATTTCATCCAGTTTTCGACATCGCTGTTCAAACTGCCCCAGGCCTGGGCCGGATTGTTCGTGTTGGCAGCCTTGTCGCTCATCCTGTTTCAGACCGTGCTGCTCGTGCAGAAATTGCTCTTTCCGTGGAGCCTGCCGAAGAACAGTTGAAGCCTCTTGCCGGGGAAAATCTCCCCGTTCTTTTCGGAGTAGAAGCAGTCGGGCATGCCCGGACATTGCTCCTCAACGGCCGGTATCCGGCCCAACCTCAAGGAGACTGCCATGACCATGCAAAGCTACAGCCTTGCCGAATTGAACAAGGAAACCACCATTGGCGGCGTCGGCAAGACTGTCGAGCGCGAGGTGCCTGTCATTGATCTCGCCGATTTCGACAATCGCAAGGCAGAAATCGCCGATCAATTGTGGGACGCCTCTGTTGGTATCGGGTTTTTCCAGGTCTATAACCACGGCATTCCGCAGCAGGATATCGACGCGGCGTTTGAGACCGCCTGGTCCTTCTTTGAATTGCCAGCCGAGGTCAAAGCCCAGTATCCGATGCCCAAGGGCACCAATGCCGGTTGGGAATTCAAGGCGCAGGTGCGCCCTTCCACCGGCACCCCTGATAACAAGGAAAGCTACCAGATTACCCGTCCGATGATGGGTGGGCTGTGGCCGAGTGAAGAAGAGCTGCCTGATTTCAAGGAGAATATGCTGCGCTTCGAGCGGCAGAATTGGGAACTCGGCATGAGGATTCTCTCCTGCTTTGCTCTCAAGATGGGCTTTGCCGAGGACTTCTTCACCAAGGCGCATGATCCGGCCTCCGGTGAGTACCAATCGACGCAGCGACTTATCCATTATATGTCGATGGAACATGCCAAGCCGGAGGATTTCGAATTCTGGCGGGCCGGTGCCCATTCCGATTTCGATTGCCTGACCATCCTGCACCAGAAGGAAGGCGAGGGCGGCTTGCAGGTCTGCCCCGGCAAGGATGCGGCCTCCGGCGAGTGGACGGATGTACCGCCGAAAAACGGCTATATCACCTGCAATATCGGCGACATGCTGATGCGCTGGTCCGATGACCAGTTGCAATCGACGCTTCACCGTGTGCGCATGCCGCGTCCGGGCGAATATCTGGGCCGCCGCCTGTCGCTTCCCTTCTTCTGCCAGGCCAATCGCGATGCGGTCATGCAGGGTCCGCTCGGCAAATATGAGGCGATCACCGCCGGTGATTATCTGACGCAGCGCATCAACGCCAACTTCGCCCGGAAATGATGTTGAACCCGGCGAGCCATGATGCCATCGTGGCCAGACAGACAGCGGACAGGGGCAAACGCCCCTGTCGCGTGACGGGAACGCTGATGCTTCATGGCCGCGCTTTGCGCTATATCGACGAAGTCGCCCGGCAGGGCTCGATCCGCAAGGCGGCAAAGACACTGAATGTCGCTGCCTCCGCCATCAATCGCTATATCCTCGACCTGGAGCAGGAGTTGGATGCGCCGATTTTCGAGCGATTGTCGCGCGGCTTGAAGCTGACCAGCTCCGGCGAAATCCTCATTGCCCATATCCGCGAGACGCTGAAAGCGCATGACACGATGCGGGTGCAGATCAAGGCTCTGCGTGGCCTCAGCCGCGGCGAGGTGGTGATCGCCACCATGGCGACGCTGGCGGCAGGCAGGCTTGCCGACATCATTGCTGCTTACCGCGCCGATATTCCGCAGGTCAGCTTGCGCATCAAGGTCGGTGATCGCGCCGCAGTTTGCGACATGGTCGCTTCAGGGGCCGCCGATCTGGCGCTGGCCTACAATCTGCCGGAGGATAACCGTTTGCAGCGGGCGGCGGAATTCATGCATCCGCTCGGCGCAGTGGTTGCGCCCGACCATGCGTTGGCGGCGCGCAAGACGGTGCGGATTGCCGATTGCCTGATCTATCCGCTGGTACTGGCTGACAACAGCCTGTCGCTGCGGGAGGTGGTTGAGAACCTGACACCAGCCCAGGCCCAATTAATGCCGGTGGTCGAGACAAATTCCATGGAGTTGATGAAGCGGCTGGTGCATGGCGCACCGCATGTTACCTTTCTCAACCGCGTCGATGTGGACCGCGAACTGCAAAGCGGAGAACTGGTCTTTCTTCCGCTGACCGGGTCTGCGGGACT is a genomic window containing:
- a CDS encoding ABC transporter ATP-binding protein; this encodes MTIQIELNGVNKHYGAFHALKNINLAIEKGSFVALVGPSGCGKSTLLRSLAGLEKISAGEMKIAGNLMTNVPPRKRDIAMVFQSYALYPHMTVEENLTYSLRIKGIGKAEARQAAEAVATTTGLMPLLKRYPRELSGGQRQRVAMSRAIIRNPKAFLFDEPLSNLDASLRVHMRKEIRLLHDRLKATSVYVTHDQVEAMTMADHVVVMRDGVIEQQGRPLDLYDRPANRFVAGFIGSPAMNFIPARVSPDGLRLELDFVGKAEVLTFAAGITIGVAPGQPLTLGLRPEHLSLMPSGQGAFDVEVALVESTGSSTYVTTRTDPELTIVVSGGRGLRSGDRLGVGIDPKTVHLYDAQTGLRLDFEGAR
- a CDS encoding ABC transporter substrate-binding protein: MFRRKLASTLFTLGLFSGTALAADKVTFQLDWLPGGDKAPIYVCIHQGFCRDAGLDVTIASGRGSTEAISKLAAGSSDIGVSDIGALMAARANEGVKVVGVLSVFNKGPHAFYVIKGGSIATVADVKGKTIATSPFTSSNVYLPLVLKDQSIDPSAIKLIKADPGALGPMLMTGNADGIIAWMTDFTRYSNQARQAGKEIVALPWSAAGLELYSASLIASEDFLAKRPDVAKRFIEAYKKSVTFTRANPDAAVTSVTSVVPELGSEDVKGSINDTLPLIFNEVTDKDGLGVFEPKRLTETWRRVAAAQAIDPAKLDPETVVNRSFIPTE
- a CDS encoding ABC transporter ATP-binding protein, which encodes MTIPAIRFDRLGQVFSTRSGQTEALRDVSFEVARHEFLAILGPSGCGKSTLLRMIAGLLAPSSGSLQVFGHPVTEPRDDIGIVFQKPTLLPWATVEDNVLFPARHKRGRVSAEERQRAGELLRMVGLEGFASRLPDELSGGMQQRVGIARALLMDPDILLMDEPFSALDALTREVMGFDLLRIFTDRPKTVVFITHSVNEAALLADRVLVMTGRPGTVLTDIAVPVGRPRGPETANEKAIHDLTAYLRDLLLKRQAA
- a CDS encoding ABC transporter permease subunit — protein: MGLPGLAALVSLAGVILFWELAVRLFAVPSYLLPSPSSIFNAFSSIGIDRWGLHLWATLRVAMIGYVLSIAIAIPLAIVMMRSPLLSKTLYPLLVVIQSTPVVAVAPIIIVVLGAGDAPRVVITCLITFFPLVVSTATGLAATPPELIELSRSLRAPAFREITQIRLPFAVPYIFSALKISITLAVIGAVVAEFCASEAGVGYFIQFSTSLFKLPQAWAGLFVLAALSLILFQTVLLVQKLLFPWSLPKNS
- a CDS encoding isopenicillin N synthase family dioxygenase; translated protein: MQSYSLAELNKETTIGGVGKTVEREVPVIDLADFDNRKAEIADQLWDASVGIGFFQVYNHGIPQQDIDAAFETAWSFFELPAEVKAQYPMPKGTNAGWEFKAQVRPSTGTPDNKESYQITRPMMGGLWPSEEELPDFKENMLRFERQNWELGMRILSCFALKMGFAEDFFTKAHDPASGEYQSTQRLIHYMSMEHAKPEDFEFWRAGAHSDFDCLTILHQKEGEGGLQVCPGKDAASGEWTDVPPKNGYITCNIGDMLMRWSDDQLQSTLHRVRMPRPGEYLGRRLSLPFFCQANRDAVMQGPLGKYEAITAGDYLTQRINANFARK
- a CDS encoding LysR family transcriptional regulator; the encoded protein is MLHGRALRYIDEVARQGSIRKAAKTLNVAASAINRYILDLEQELDAPIFERLSRGLKLTSSGEILIAHIRETLKAHDTMRVQIKALRGLSRGEVVIATMATLAAGRLADIIAAYRADIPQVSLRIKVGDRAAVCDMVASGAADLALAYNLPEDNRLQRAAEFMHPLGAVVAPDHALAARKTVRIADCLIYPLVLADNSLSLREVVENLTPAQAQLMPVVETNSMELMKRLVHGAPHVTFLNRVDVDRELQSGELVFLPLTGSAGLQRLNILHRARGSLSPAASHFMHYAQERLRMVEDSR